Proteins encoded together in one Accipiter gentilis chromosome 16, bAccGen1.1, whole genome shotgun sequence window:
- the PCBP2 gene encoding poly(rC)-binding protein 2 isoform X4: protein MDTGVIEGGLNVTLTIRLLMHGKEVGSIIGKKGESVKKMREESGARINISEGNCPERIITLAGPTNAIFKAFAMIIDKLEEDISSSMTNSTAASRPPVTLRLVVPASQCGSLIGKGGCKIKEIRESTGAQVQVAGDMLPNSTERAITIAGIPQSIIECVKQICVVMLESPPKGVTIPYRPKPSSSPVIFAGGQDRYSSGSASYPHTAPSMCLNSDLEGPPQEAYTIQGQYAIPQPDLTKLHQLAMQQSHFPMSHGNTGFSGIESSSPEVKGYWGLDASAQTTSHELTIPNDLIGCIIGRQGAKINEIRQMSGAQIKIANPVEGSTDRQVTITGSAASISLAQYLINVRLSSETGGMGSS, encoded by the exons ATGGACACCGGTGTCATTGAAGGTGGTTTAAATGTCACGCTCACCATCCGACTACTTATGCACGGAAAG GAGGTGGGAAGCATCATTGGGAAG AAAGGGGAGTCCGTGAAGAAGATGCGCGAGGAG AGTGGTGCTCGCATTAACATCTCAGAAGGGAACTGCCCTGAACGGATTATCACCCTTGCTGGACCTACCAATGCCATCTTCAAAGCTTTTGCAATGATCATTGACAAACTGGAAGAG GACATCAGCAGCTCCATGACCAACAGTACAGCTGCCAGCCGGCCCCCGGTCACCCTCCGGCTCGTGGTACCTGCCAGCCAGTGCGGTTCCCTCATTGGAAAAGGAGGCTGCAAGATCAAAGAGATAAGAGAG agcacaggggcaCAGGTCCAGGTGGCAGGAGACATGCTGCCCAACTCAACCGAGCGAGCCATCACCATCGCTGGGATCCCACAGTCCATCATCGAGTGCGTCAAACAGATCTGCGTCGTCATGCTTGAG TCTCCCCCGAAGGGCGTCACCATCCCGTACCGACCCAAGCCATCCAGCTCTCCCGTCATCTTTGCAGGCGGTCAG GACAGGTACAGCAGCGGCAGTGCGAGCTACCCCCACACCGCCCCATCCATGTGCCTCAACTCTGACTTGGAGGGACCACCTCAGGAG GCCTATACCATTCAAGGACAGTATGCCATTCCACAGCCAGAT cTGACCAAGCTGCACCAGTTGGCAATGCAACAGTCACACTTTCCAATGTCTCATGGCAACACTGGATTCAGTG GCATTGAATCCAGCTCTCCAGAGGTGAAAGGCTATTGGG GTTTGGATGCCTCCGCTCAAACCACCTCTCACGAACTCACCATTCCAAATGAT ctgattGGCTGCATCATCGGGCGTCAGGGCGCCAAAATCAATGAGATCCGCCAGATGTCTGGGGCGCAGATCAAAATTGCCAATCCAGTGGAAGGATCTACTGACAGGCAGGTTACCATAACTGGATCTGCAGCGAGCATTAGCTTGGCCCAGTATCTAATTAATGTCAG GCTCTCCTCGGAGACCGGGGGCATGGGAAGCAGCTAG
- the PCBP2 gene encoding poly(rC)-binding protein 2 isoform X5, which yields MDTGVIEGGLNVTLTIRLLMHGKEVGSIIGKKGESVKKMREESGARINISEGNCPERIITLAGPTNAIFKAFAMIIDKLEEDISSSMTNSTAASRPPVTLRLVVPASQCGSLIGKGGCKIKEIRESTGAQVQVAGDMLPNSTERAITIAGIPQSIIECVKQICVVMLESPPKGVTIPYRPKPSSSPVIFAGGQDRYSSGSASYPHTAPSMCLNSDLEGPPQEAYTIQGQYAIPQPDLTKLHQLAMQQSHFPMSHGNTGFSAGLDASAQTTSHELTIPNDLIGCIIGRQGAKINEIRQMSGAQIKIANPVEGSTDRQVTITGSAASISLAQYLINVRLSSETGGMGSS from the exons ATGGACACCGGTGTCATTGAAGGTGGTTTAAATGTCACGCTCACCATCCGACTACTTATGCACGGAAAG GAGGTGGGAAGCATCATTGGGAAG AAAGGGGAGTCCGTGAAGAAGATGCGCGAGGAG AGTGGTGCTCGCATTAACATCTCAGAAGGGAACTGCCCTGAACGGATTATCACCCTTGCTGGACCTACCAATGCCATCTTCAAAGCTTTTGCAATGATCATTGACAAACTGGAAGAG GACATCAGCAGCTCCATGACCAACAGTACAGCTGCCAGCCGGCCCCCGGTCACCCTCCGGCTCGTGGTACCTGCCAGCCAGTGCGGTTCCCTCATTGGAAAAGGAGGCTGCAAGATCAAAGAGATAAGAGAG agcacaggggcaCAGGTCCAGGTGGCAGGAGACATGCTGCCCAACTCAACCGAGCGAGCCATCACCATCGCTGGGATCCCACAGTCCATCATCGAGTGCGTCAAACAGATCTGCGTCGTCATGCTTGAG TCTCCCCCGAAGGGCGTCACCATCCCGTACCGACCCAAGCCATCCAGCTCTCCCGTCATCTTTGCAGGCGGTCAG GACAGGTACAGCAGCGGCAGTGCGAGCTACCCCCACACCGCCCCATCCATGTGCCTCAACTCTGACTTGGAGGGACCACCTCAGGAG GCCTATACCATTCAAGGACAGTATGCCATTCCACAGCCAGAT cTGACCAAGCTGCACCAGTTGGCAATGCAACAGTCACACTTTCCAATGTCTCATGGCAACACTGGATTCAGTG CAGGTTTGGATGCCTCCGCTCAAACCACCTCTCACGAACTCACCATTCCAAATGAT ctgattGGCTGCATCATCGGGCGTCAGGGCGCCAAAATCAATGAGATCCGCCAGATGTCTGGGGCGCAGATCAAAATTGCCAATCCAGTGGAAGGATCTACTGACAGGCAGGTTACCATAACTGGATCTGCAGCGAGCATTAGCTTGGCCCAGTATCTAATTAATGTCAG GCTCTCCTCGGAGACCGGGGGCATGGGAAGCAGCTAG
- the PCBP2 gene encoding poly(rC)-binding protein 2 isoform X9, which yields MDTGVIEGGLNVTLTIRLLMHGKEVGSIIGKKGESVKKMREESGARINISEGNCPERIITLAGPTNAIFKAFAMIIDKLEEDISSSMTNSTAASRPPVTLRLVVPASQCGSLIGKGGCKIKEIRESTGAQVQVAGDMLPNSTERAITIAGIPQSIIECVKQICVVMLESPPKGVTIPYRPKPSSSPVIFAGGQDRYSSGSASYPHTAPSMCLNSDLEGPPQEATRQPLHGNELGPIPAWAAVLPLQEESEVCGCPLTSRHGIVAGLYHSRTVCHSTARSDQAAPVGNATVTLSNVSWQHWIQWFGCLRSNHLSRTHHSK from the exons ATGGACACCGGTGTCATTGAAGGTGGTTTAAATGTCACGCTCACCATCCGACTACTTATGCACGGAAAG GAGGTGGGAAGCATCATTGGGAAG AAAGGGGAGTCCGTGAAGAAGATGCGCGAGGAG AGTGGTGCTCGCATTAACATCTCAGAAGGGAACTGCCCTGAACGGATTATCACCCTTGCTGGACCTACCAATGCCATCTTCAAAGCTTTTGCAATGATCATTGACAAACTGGAAGAG GACATCAGCAGCTCCATGACCAACAGTACAGCTGCCAGCCGGCCCCCGGTCACCCTCCGGCTCGTGGTACCTGCCAGCCAGTGCGGTTCCCTCATTGGAAAAGGAGGCTGCAAGATCAAAGAGATAAGAGAG agcacaggggcaCAGGTCCAGGTGGCAGGAGACATGCTGCCCAACTCAACCGAGCGAGCCATCACCATCGCTGGGATCCCACAGTCCATCATCGAGTGCGTCAAACAGATCTGCGTCGTCATGCTTGAG TCTCCCCCGAAGGGCGTCACCATCCCGTACCGACCCAAGCCATCCAGCTCTCCCGTCATCTTTGCAGGCGGTCAG GACAGGTACAGCAGCGGCAGTGCGAGCTACCCCCACACCGCCCCATCCATGTGCCTCAACTCTGACTTGGAGGGACCACCTCAGGAG GCCACCCGGCAGCCACTGCATGGCAACGAACTTGGGCCAAttccagcctgggctgcagttcttccg CTTCAGGAGGAATCTGAAGTCTGTGGCTGTCCCTTAACCTCAAGACATGGAATTGTGGCAG GCCTATACCATTCAAGGACAGTATGCCATTCCACAGCCAGAT cTGACCAAGCTGCACCAGTTGGCAATGCAACAGTCACACTTTCCAATGTCTCATGGCAACACTGGATTCAGTG GTTTGGATGCCTCCGCTCAAACCACCTCTCACGAACTCACCATTCCAAATGA
- the PCBP2 gene encoding poly(rC)-binding protein 2 isoform X8: MDTGVIEGGLNVTLTIRLLMHGKEVGSIIGKKGESVKKMREESGARINISEGNCPERIITLAGPTNAIFKAFAMIIDKLEEDISSSMTNSTAASRPPVTLRLVVPASQCGSLIGKGGCKIKEIRESTGAQVQVAGDMLPNSTERAITIAGIPQSIIECVKQICVVMLESPPKGVTIPYRPKPSSSPVIFAGGQDRYSSGSASYPHTAPSMCLNSDLEGPPQEATRQPLHGNELGPIPAWAAVLPLQEESEVCGCPLTSRHGIVAGLYHSRTVCHSTARSDQAAPVGNATVTLSNVSWQHWIQCRFGCLRSNHLSRTHHSK, from the exons ATGGACACCGGTGTCATTGAAGGTGGTTTAAATGTCACGCTCACCATCCGACTACTTATGCACGGAAAG GAGGTGGGAAGCATCATTGGGAAG AAAGGGGAGTCCGTGAAGAAGATGCGCGAGGAG AGTGGTGCTCGCATTAACATCTCAGAAGGGAACTGCCCTGAACGGATTATCACCCTTGCTGGACCTACCAATGCCATCTTCAAAGCTTTTGCAATGATCATTGACAAACTGGAAGAG GACATCAGCAGCTCCATGACCAACAGTACAGCTGCCAGCCGGCCCCCGGTCACCCTCCGGCTCGTGGTACCTGCCAGCCAGTGCGGTTCCCTCATTGGAAAAGGAGGCTGCAAGATCAAAGAGATAAGAGAG agcacaggggcaCAGGTCCAGGTGGCAGGAGACATGCTGCCCAACTCAACCGAGCGAGCCATCACCATCGCTGGGATCCCACAGTCCATCATCGAGTGCGTCAAACAGATCTGCGTCGTCATGCTTGAG TCTCCCCCGAAGGGCGTCACCATCCCGTACCGACCCAAGCCATCCAGCTCTCCCGTCATCTTTGCAGGCGGTCAG GACAGGTACAGCAGCGGCAGTGCGAGCTACCCCCACACCGCCCCATCCATGTGCCTCAACTCTGACTTGGAGGGACCACCTCAGGAG GCCACCCGGCAGCCACTGCATGGCAACGAACTTGGGCCAAttccagcctgggctgcagttcttccg CTTCAGGAGGAATCTGAAGTCTGTGGCTGTCCCTTAACCTCAAGACATGGAATTGTGGCAG GCCTATACCATTCAAGGACAGTATGCCATTCCACAGCCAGAT cTGACCAAGCTGCACCAGTTGGCAATGCAACAGTCACACTTTCCAATGTCTCATGGCAACACTGGATTCAGTG CAGGTTTGGATGCCTCCGCTCAAACCACCTCTCACGAACTCACCATTCCAAATGA
- the PCBP2 gene encoding poly(rC)-binding protein 2 isoform X10, with the protein MDTGVIEGGLNVTLTIRLLMHGKEVGSIIGKKGESVKKMREESGARINISEGNCPERIITLAGPTNAIFKAFAMIIDKLEEDISSSMTNSTAASRPPVTLRLVVPASQCGSLIGKGGCKIKEIRESTGAQVQVAGDMLPNSTERAITIAGIPQSIIECVKQICVVMLESPPKGVTIPYRPKPSSSPVIFAGGQAYTIQGQYAIPQPDLTKLHQLAMQQSHFPMSHGNTGFSAGLDASAQTTSHELTIPNDLIGCIIGRQGAKINEIRQMSGAQIKIANPVEGSTDRQVTITGSAASISLAQYLINVRLSSETGGMGSS; encoded by the exons ATGGACACCGGTGTCATTGAAGGTGGTTTAAATGTCACGCTCACCATCCGACTACTTATGCACGGAAAG GAGGTGGGAAGCATCATTGGGAAG AAAGGGGAGTCCGTGAAGAAGATGCGCGAGGAG AGTGGTGCTCGCATTAACATCTCAGAAGGGAACTGCCCTGAACGGATTATCACCCTTGCTGGACCTACCAATGCCATCTTCAAAGCTTTTGCAATGATCATTGACAAACTGGAAGAG GACATCAGCAGCTCCATGACCAACAGTACAGCTGCCAGCCGGCCCCCGGTCACCCTCCGGCTCGTGGTACCTGCCAGCCAGTGCGGTTCCCTCATTGGAAAAGGAGGCTGCAAGATCAAAGAGATAAGAGAG agcacaggggcaCAGGTCCAGGTGGCAGGAGACATGCTGCCCAACTCAACCGAGCGAGCCATCACCATCGCTGGGATCCCACAGTCCATCATCGAGTGCGTCAAACAGATCTGCGTCGTCATGCTTGAG TCTCCCCCGAAGGGCGTCACCATCCCGTACCGACCCAAGCCATCCAGCTCTCCCGTCATCTTTGCAGGCGGTCAG GCCTATACCATTCAAGGACAGTATGCCATTCCACAGCCAGAT cTGACCAAGCTGCACCAGTTGGCAATGCAACAGTCACACTTTCCAATGTCTCATGGCAACACTGGATTCAGTG CAGGTTTGGATGCCTCCGCTCAAACCACCTCTCACGAACTCACCATTCCAAATGAT ctgattGGCTGCATCATCGGGCGTCAGGGCGCCAAAATCAATGAGATCCGCCAGATGTCTGGGGCGCAGATCAAAATTGCCAATCCAGTGGAAGGATCTACTGACAGGCAGGTTACCATAACTGGATCTGCAGCGAGCATTAGCTTGGCCCAGTATCTAATTAATGTCAG GCTCTCCTCGGAGACCGGGGGCATGGGAAGCAGCTAG
- the PCBP2 gene encoding poly(rC)-binding protein 2 isoform X1, translated as MDTGVIEGGLNVTLTIRLLMHGKEVGSIIGKKGESVKKMREESGARINISEGNCPERIITLAGPTNAIFKAFAMIIDKLEEDISSSMTNSTAASRPPVTLRLVVPASQCGSLIGKGGCKIKEIRESTGAQVQVAGDMLPNSTERAITIAGIPQSIIECVKQICVVMLESPPKGVTIPYRPKPSSSPVIFAGGQDRYSSGSASYPHTAPSMCLNSDLEGPPQEATRQPLHGNELGPIPAWAAVLPAYTIQGQYAIPQPDLTKLHQLAMQQSHFPMSHGNTGFSGIESSSPEVKGYWGLDASAQTTSHELTIPNDLIGCIIGRQGAKINEIRQMSGAQIKIANPVEGSTDRQVTITGSAASISLAQYLINVRLSSETGGMGSS; from the exons ATGGACACCGGTGTCATTGAAGGTGGTTTAAATGTCACGCTCACCATCCGACTACTTATGCACGGAAAG GAGGTGGGAAGCATCATTGGGAAG AAAGGGGAGTCCGTGAAGAAGATGCGCGAGGAG AGTGGTGCTCGCATTAACATCTCAGAAGGGAACTGCCCTGAACGGATTATCACCCTTGCTGGACCTACCAATGCCATCTTCAAAGCTTTTGCAATGATCATTGACAAACTGGAAGAG GACATCAGCAGCTCCATGACCAACAGTACAGCTGCCAGCCGGCCCCCGGTCACCCTCCGGCTCGTGGTACCTGCCAGCCAGTGCGGTTCCCTCATTGGAAAAGGAGGCTGCAAGATCAAAGAGATAAGAGAG agcacaggggcaCAGGTCCAGGTGGCAGGAGACATGCTGCCCAACTCAACCGAGCGAGCCATCACCATCGCTGGGATCCCACAGTCCATCATCGAGTGCGTCAAACAGATCTGCGTCGTCATGCTTGAG TCTCCCCCGAAGGGCGTCACCATCCCGTACCGACCCAAGCCATCCAGCTCTCCCGTCATCTTTGCAGGCGGTCAG GACAGGTACAGCAGCGGCAGTGCGAGCTACCCCCACACCGCCCCATCCATGTGCCTCAACTCTGACTTGGAGGGACCACCTCAGGAG GCCACCCGGCAGCCACTGCATGGCAACGAACTTGGGCCAAttccagcctgggctgcagttcttccg GCCTATACCATTCAAGGACAGTATGCCATTCCACAGCCAGAT cTGACCAAGCTGCACCAGTTGGCAATGCAACAGTCACACTTTCCAATGTCTCATGGCAACACTGGATTCAGTG GCATTGAATCCAGCTCTCCAGAGGTGAAAGGCTATTGGG GTTTGGATGCCTCCGCTCAAACCACCTCTCACGAACTCACCATTCCAAATGAT ctgattGGCTGCATCATCGGGCGTCAGGGCGCCAAAATCAATGAGATCCGCCAGATGTCTGGGGCGCAGATCAAAATTGCCAATCCAGTGGAAGGATCTACTGACAGGCAGGTTACCATAACTGGATCTGCAGCGAGCATTAGCTTGGCCCAGTATCTAATTAATGTCAG GCTCTCCTCGGAGACCGGGGGCATGGGAAGCAGCTAG
- the PCBP2 gene encoding poly(rC)-binding protein 2 isoform X3, whose product MDTGVIEGGLNVTLTIRLLMHGKEVGSIIGKKGESVKKMREESGARINISEGNCPERIITLAGPTNAIFKAFAMIIDKLEEDISSSMTNSTAASRPPVTLRLVVPASQCGSLIGKGGCKIKEIRESTGAQVQVAGDMLPNSTERAITIAGIPQSIIECVKQICVVMLESPPKGVTIPYRPKPSSSPVIFAGGQDRYSSGSASYPHTAPSMCLNSDLEGPPQEATRQPLHGNELGPIPAWAAVLPAYTIQGQYAIPQPDLTKLHQLAMQQSHFPMSHGNTGFSGLDASAQTTSHELTIPNDLIGCIIGRQGAKINEIRQMSGAQIKIANPVEGSTDRQVTITGSAASISLAQYLINVRLSSETGGMGSS is encoded by the exons ATGGACACCGGTGTCATTGAAGGTGGTTTAAATGTCACGCTCACCATCCGACTACTTATGCACGGAAAG GAGGTGGGAAGCATCATTGGGAAG AAAGGGGAGTCCGTGAAGAAGATGCGCGAGGAG AGTGGTGCTCGCATTAACATCTCAGAAGGGAACTGCCCTGAACGGATTATCACCCTTGCTGGACCTACCAATGCCATCTTCAAAGCTTTTGCAATGATCATTGACAAACTGGAAGAG GACATCAGCAGCTCCATGACCAACAGTACAGCTGCCAGCCGGCCCCCGGTCACCCTCCGGCTCGTGGTACCTGCCAGCCAGTGCGGTTCCCTCATTGGAAAAGGAGGCTGCAAGATCAAAGAGATAAGAGAG agcacaggggcaCAGGTCCAGGTGGCAGGAGACATGCTGCCCAACTCAACCGAGCGAGCCATCACCATCGCTGGGATCCCACAGTCCATCATCGAGTGCGTCAAACAGATCTGCGTCGTCATGCTTGAG TCTCCCCCGAAGGGCGTCACCATCCCGTACCGACCCAAGCCATCCAGCTCTCCCGTCATCTTTGCAGGCGGTCAG GACAGGTACAGCAGCGGCAGTGCGAGCTACCCCCACACCGCCCCATCCATGTGCCTCAACTCTGACTTGGAGGGACCACCTCAGGAG GCCACCCGGCAGCCACTGCATGGCAACGAACTTGGGCCAAttccagcctgggctgcagttcttccg GCCTATACCATTCAAGGACAGTATGCCATTCCACAGCCAGAT cTGACCAAGCTGCACCAGTTGGCAATGCAACAGTCACACTTTCCAATGTCTCATGGCAACACTGGATTCAGTG GTTTGGATGCCTCCGCTCAAACCACCTCTCACGAACTCACCATTCCAAATGAT ctgattGGCTGCATCATCGGGCGTCAGGGCGCCAAAATCAATGAGATCCGCCAGATGTCTGGGGCGCAGATCAAAATTGCCAATCCAGTGGAAGGATCTACTGACAGGCAGGTTACCATAACTGGATCTGCAGCGAGCATTAGCTTGGCCCAGTATCTAATTAATGTCAG GCTCTCCTCGGAGACCGGGGGCATGGGAAGCAGCTAG
- the PCBP2 gene encoding poly(rC)-binding protein 2 isoform X11: protein MDTGVIEGGLNVTLTIRLLMHGKEVGSIIGKKGESVKKMREESGARINISEGNCPERIITLAGPTNAIFKAFAMIIDKLEEDISSSMTNSTAASRPPVTLRLVVPASQCGSLIGKGGCKIKEIRESTGAQVQVAGDMLPNSTERAITIAGIPQSIIECVKQICVVMLESPPKGVTIPYRPKPSSSPVIFAGGQAYTIQGQYAIPQPDLTKLHQLAMQQSHFPMSHGNTGFSGLDASAQTTSHELTIPNDLIGCIIGRQGAKINEIRQMSGAQIKIANPVEGSTDRQVTITGSAASISLAQYLINVRLSSETGGMGSS from the exons ATGGACACCGGTGTCATTGAAGGTGGTTTAAATGTCACGCTCACCATCCGACTACTTATGCACGGAAAG GAGGTGGGAAGCATCATTGGGAAG AAAGGGGAGTCCGTGAAGAAGATGCGCGAGGAG AGTGGTGCTCGCATTAACATCTCAGAAGGGAACTGCCCTGAACGGATTATCACCCTTGCTGGACCTACCAATGCCATCTTCAAAGCTTTTGCAATGATCATTGACAAACTGGAAGAG GACATCAGCAGCTCCATGACCAACAGTACAGCTGCCAGCCGGCCCCCGGTCACCCTCCGGCTCGTGGTACCTGCCAGCCAGTGCGGTTCCCTCATTGGAAAAGGAGGCTGCAAGATCAAAGAGATAAGAGAG agcacaggggcaCAGGTCCAGGTGGCAGGAGACATGCTGCCCAACTCAACCGAGCGAGCCATCACCATCGCTGGGATCCCACAGTCCATCATCGAGTGCGTCAAACAGATCTGCGTCGTCATGCTTGAG TCTCCCCCGAAGGGCGTCACCATCCCGTACCGACCCAAGCCATCCAGCTCTCCCGTCATCTTTGCAGGCGGTCAG GCCTATACCATTCAAGGACAGTATGCCATTCCACAGCCAGAT cTGACCAAGCTGCACCAGTTGGCAATGCAACAGTCACACTTTCCAATGTCTCATGGCAACACTGGATTCAGTG GTTTGGATGCCTCCGCTCAAACCACCTCTCACGAACTCACCATTCCAAATGAT ctgattGGCTGCATCATCGGGCGTCAGGGCGCCAAAATCAATGAGATCCGCCAGATGTCTGGGGCGCAGATCAAAATTGCCAATCCAGTGGAAGGATCTACTGACAGGCAGGTTACCATAACTGGATCTGCAGCGAGCATTAGCTTGGCCCAGTATCTAATTAATGTCAG GCTCTCCTCGGAGACCGGGGGCATGGGAAGCAGCTAG
- the PCBP2 gene encoding poly(rC)-binding protein 2 isoform X6 — translation MDTGVIEGGLNVTLTIRLLMHGKEVGSIIGKKGESVKKMREESGARINISEGNCPERIITLAGPTNAIFKAFAMIIDKLEEDISSSMTNSTAASRPPVTLRLVVPASQCGSLIGKGGCKIKEIRESTGAQVQVAGDMLPNSTERAITIAGIPQSIIECVKQICVVMLESPPKGVTIPYRPKPSSSPVIFAGGQDRYSSGSASYPHTAPSMCLNSDLEGPPQEAYTIQGQYAIPQPDLTKLHQLAMQQSHFPMSHGNTGFSGLDASAQTTSHELTIPNDLIGCIIGRQGAKINEIRQMSGAQIKIANPVEGSTDRQVTITGSAASISLAQYLINVRLSSETGGMGSS, via the exons ATGGACACCGGTGTCATTGAAGGTGGTTTAAATGTCACGCTCACCATCCGACTACTTATGCACGGAAAG GAGGTGGGAAGCATCATTGGGAAG AAAGGGGAGTCCGTGAAGAAGATGCGCGAGGAG AGTGGTGCTCGCATTAACATCTCAGAAGGGAACTGCCCTGAACGGATTATCACCCTTGCTGGACCTACCAATGCCATCTTCAAAGCTTTTGCAATGATCATTGACAAACTGGAAGAG GACATCAGCAGCTCCATGACCAACAGTACAGCTGCCAGCCGGCCCCCGGTCACCCTCCGGCTCGTGGTACCTGCCAGCCAGTGCGGTTCCCTCATTGGAAAAGGAGGCTGCAAGATCAAAGAGATAAGAGAG agcacaggggcaCAGGTCCAGGTGGCAGGAGACATGCTGCCCAACTCAACCGAGCGAGCCATCACCATCGCTGGGATCCCACAGTCCATCATCGAGTGCGTCAAACAGATCTGCGTCGTCATGCTTGAG TCTCCCCCGAAGGGCGTCACCATCCCGTACCGACCCAAGCCATCCAGCTCTCCCGTCATCTTTGCAGGCGGTCAG GACAGGTACAGCAGCGGCAGTGCGAGCTACCCCCACACCGCCCCATCCATGTGCCTCAACTCTGACTTGGAGGGACCACCTCAGGAG GCCTATACCATTCAAGGACAGTATGCCATTCCACAGCCAGAT cTGACCAAGCTGCACCAGTTGGCAATGCAACAGTCACACTTTCCAATGTCTCATGGCAACACTGGATTCAGTG GTTTGGATGCCTCCGCTCAAACCACCTCTCACGAACTCACCATTCCAAATGAT ctgattGGCTGCATCATCGGGCGTCAGGGCGCCAAAATCAATGAGATCCGCCAGATGTCTGGGGCGCAGATCAAAATTGCCAATCCAGTGGAAGGATCTACTGACAGGCAGGTTACCATAACTGGATCTGCAGCGAGCATTAGCTTGGCCCAGTATCTAATTAATGTCAG GCTCTCCTCGGAGACCGGGGGCATGGGAAGCAGCTAG
- the PCBP2 gene encoding poly(rC)-binding protein 2 isoform X7, which yields MDTGVIEGGLNVTLTIRLLMHGKEVGSIIGKKGESVKKMREESGARINISEGNCPERIITLAGPTNAIFKAFAMIIDKLEEDISSSMTNSTAASRPPVTLRLVVPASQCGSLIGKGGCKIKEIRESTGAQVQVAGDMLPNSTERAITIAGIPQSIIECVKQICVVMLESPPKGVTIPYRPKPSSSPVIFAGGQAYTIQGQYAIPQPDLTKLHQLAMQQSHFPMSHGNTGFSGIESSSPEVKGYWGLDASAQTTSHELTIPNDLIGCIIGRQGAKINEIRQMSGAQIKIANPVEGSTDRQVTITGSAASISLAQYLINVRLSSETGGMGSS from the exons ATGGACACCGGTGTCATTGAAGGTGGTTTAAATGTCACGCTCACCATCCGACTACTTATGCACGGAAAG GAGGTGGGAAGCATCATTGGGAAG AAAGGGGAGTCCGTGAAGAAGATGCGCGAGGAG AGTGGTGCTCGCATTAACATCTCAGAAGGGAACTGCCCTGAACGGATTATCACCCTTGCTGGACCTACCAATGCCATCTTCAAAGCTTTTGCAATGATCATTGACAAACTGGAAGAG GACATCAGCAGCTCCATGACCAACAGTACAGCTGCCAGCCGGCCCCCGGTCACCCTCCGGCTCGTGGTACCTGCCAGCCAGTGCGGTTCCCTCATTGGAAAAGGAGGCTGCAAGATCAAAGAGATAAGAGAG agcacaggggcaCAGGTCCAGGTGGCAGGAGACATGCTGCCCAACTCAACCGAGCGAGCCATCACCATCGCTGGGATCCCACAGTCCATCATCGAGTGCGTCAAACAGATCTGCGTCGTCATGCTTGAG TCTCCCCCGAAGGGCGTCACCATCCCGTACCGACCCAAGCCATCCAGCTCTCCCGTCATCTTTGCAGGCGGTCAG GCCTATACCATTCAAGGACAGTATGCCATTCCACAGCCAGAT cTGACCAAGCTGCACCAGTTGGCAATGCAACAGTCACACTTTCCAATGTCTCATGGCAACACTGGATTCAGTG GCATTGAATCCAGCTCTCCAGAGGTGAAAGGCTATTGGG GTTTGGATGCCTCCGCTCAAACCACCTCTCACGAACTCACCATTCCAAATGAT ctgattGGCTGCATCATCGGGCGTCAGGGCGCCAAAATCAATGAGATCCGCCAGATGTCTGGGGCGCAGATCAAAATTGCCAATCCAGTGGAAGGATCTACTGACAGGCAGGTTACCATAACTGGATCTGCAGCGAGCATTAGCTTGGCCCAGTATCTAATTAATGTCAG GCTCTCCTCGGAGACCGGGGGCATGGGAAGCAGCTAG